One region of Salvia miltiorrhiza cultivar Shanhuang (shh) chromosome 3, IMPLAD_Smil_shh, whole genome shotgun sequence genomic DNA includes:
- the LOC131015998 gene encoding protein LAZY 1-like — protein sequence MTFLGWMHRKLTHNSMEPKKNSILGNPCACFSVQTLFDEQNYCTEPNKNLSHSETKFHKSPNRFGSDEFKGLFQEELFEPFEFLAIGTFGMELHGTDPPTPTLPMPSDDLTDYRIEISENDLQLINYELEKFLEAEDKELANETSGRSSQASIITLSKPMEGEDSDGQTYFPDFPLQNYLLANSIGVAETNNETRKEKTSLEDLFGRNSIDQDQPPRESKGAEQHSRKRNVTCFMKKVVKKFHSSSTSSTATDEAIVSISVKKKLSKVLKMLQRKVHPEEMTDKHIPRKDVCKIEVDEGNKMVGSPPSKKRGNTKKLSSDDICKGSSPTNGGRWIKTDSDYLVLEL from the exons ATGACG TTCCTAGGTTGGATGCATCGTAAGTTGACCCACAACAGCATGGAGCCAAAGAAGAATTCCATATTAG GAAACCCTTGTGCTTGTTTTTCAGTGCAGACATTATTTGATGAGCAAAACTATTGCACAGAACCAAACAAGAATTTGTCTCACTCGGAAACCAAATTTCACAAGTCTCCAAACAGGTTTGGATCTGATGAATTCAAAGGGCTCTTCCAAGAGGAATTGTTTGAGCCTTTTGAATTTCTTGCAATTGGCACCTTTGGCATGGAACTACACGGTACAGACCCCCCAACCCCAACACTGCCAATGCCTTCTGATGATTTGACTGATTATAGGATAGAGATATCAGAAAATGATCTCCAGCTAATAAACTATGAGCTAGAGAAGTTTCTTGAGGCTGAGGATAAAGAGTTAGCCAACGAGACATCTGGACGGAGTAGTCAAGCAAGCATTATAACCCTCAGCAAGCCGATGGAGGGAGAAGATTCTGATGGTCAGACCTACTTCCCAGATTTTCCTCTCCAAAATTATCTCTTAGCCAATTCAATTGGAGTTGCGGAGACAAATAATGAGACAAGGAAAGAAAAGACATCCCTTGAAGATCTCTTTGGTAGGAATAGTATAGACCAGGATCAACCACCAAGGGAATCCAAAGGAGCAGAACAACACTCAAGGAAAAGAAATGTCACTTGTTTCATGAAAAAGGTGGTAAAGAAGTTCCATTCTTCATCGACCAGCTCAACAGCTACTGATGAAGCTATTGTATCCATCTCAGTGAAGAAAAAACTCTCCAAG GTTCTTAAAATGCTGCAAAGGAAGGTTCACCCTGAAGAGATGACTGATAAACACATTCCCCGTAAAGATGTCTGTAAGATCGAAGTAGATGAAGGAAATAAGATGGTTGGTTCACCACCCAGCAAAAAAAGGGGAAACACTAAGAAACTATCTTCAGATGATATCTGCAAAGGTTCTTCACCAACCAATGGAGGGCGCTGGATCAAGACAGATTCTGATT ACTTGGTACTGGAGCTGTAA
- the LOC131015978 gene encoding probable metal-nicotianamine transporter YSL6 isoform X2: MGTAAAEVEISEPLLQQDEAAAPDLDEPIPDWKEQITIRGLVVSAVLGALFCIITHKLNLTVGIIPSLNVAAGLLGFFSVKSWTGFLSKLGFSSKPFTRQENTVIQTCVVACYGLAFSGGFGSYLLSMDEKTYKLIGEDYPGNHAEDVKNPGLLWMMAFIFVVSFLGLFSLVPLRKVMVLDYKLTYPSGTATAMLINSFHTRTGAELAKKQVNSLGKYLSISFCWSFFKWFFSGIGDSCGFDNFPTFGLALFNNTFYFDFSPTYVGCGLICPHIVNCSVLLGAIISWGFLWPFVSTKAGDWYPAGLGSNDFKGLYGYKVFVAISLILGDGIYNLIKIIYVTIKEMSTKRQSLPTVTEVIDSNTSKLLLEEKKRDEIFLRDRIPFWVAAAGYVCLVAISMSTMPLIFPPLKWYLVLCSYIIAPALAFCNSYGTGLTDWSLASTYGKIGLFIIASIVGSNGGVLAGLAACGVMMSIVSTAADLMQDFKTGYLTKSSAKSMFVSQIVGTAMGCVIAPLTFWMYWTAFDIGSPDSPYKAPYAVIYREMAILGVEGFSELPQHCLAICIGFFVAALAVNLLRDLTPKNVSQYIPIPMAVAVPFYIGAYFAIDMFIGTVILFIWERINRKDAEDYAGAVASGLICGDGIWTIPSAILSIFKVDPPICMYFKPSGSS, from the exons ATGGGAACGGCGGCGGCTGAGGTGGAGATATCGGAGCCTCTTCTACAgcaggatgaggcggcggcgcccgATTTGGACGAGCCGATTCCCGACTGGAAGGAGCAGATTACGATCAGAGGGCTGGTGGTCAGCGCCGTGTTGGGCGCTCTCTTCTGCATAATCACGCACAAGCTCAATCTCACGGTCGGGATCATCCCGTCGCTCAACGTCGCCGCCGGTTTGCTCGGCTTCTTCTCCGTCAAATCGTGGACCGGGTTTTTGTCCAAATTGGGATTCTCGTCCAAGCCTTTTACCCGCCAAGAGAACACCGTTATTCAAACTTGCGTTGTGGCTTGTTATGGACTCGCCTTCAGTG GGGGATTTGGATCCTACTTGCTGTCTATGGATGAGAAAACATATAAATTGATCGGTGAAGATTATCCCGGGAATCATGCGGAGGATGTGAAGAACCCTGGACTGTTATGGATGATGGCCTTCATATTTGTTGTTAGTTTTCTGGGGCTGTTTAGTCTCGTTCCTCTCCGAAAG GTTATGGTCTTGGATTATAAGCTGACCTATCCCAGCGGAACTGCCACGGCTATGTTGATTAATAGCTTCCATACACGCACTGGGGCTGAACTTGCCAA AAAGCAGGTAAATAGTCTCGGGAAATATTTAAGTATAAGTTTCTGTTGGAGCTTCTTTAAATGGTTCTTTAGTGGCATTGGGGATTCATGTGGATTTGATAATTTCCCCACTTTTGGATTGGCACTGTTCAACAATAC GTTTTATTTTGACTTCAGCCCTACTTATGTTGGATGTGGGCTAATTTGCCCTCACATAGTAAATTGTTCGGTTCTTCTTGGAGCCATCATATCATGGGGTTTTCTTTGGCCATTCGTTTCTACGAAGGCAGGTGATTGGTATCCAGCTGGTCTTGGAAGCAATGATTTTAAAGGTCTCTATGGATACAAG GTCTTTGTAGCCATTTCCCTTATTCTTGGAGATGGGATCTACAATTTGATCAAGATCATATATGTAACTATAAAGGAGATGAGTACCAAACGCCAAAGTCTTCCTACCGTTACAGAAGTTATAG ATAGCAACACTTCCAAGCTGCTATTGGAAGAAAAGAAACGTGATGAAATTTTCCTCAGAGACAGAATACCATTTTGGGTTGCTGCTGCTGGATATGTATGCTTGGTGGCAATATCTATGTCTACAATGCCACTGATCTTTCCACCTCTGAAGTGGTATTTAGTCCTTTGTTCATACATAATAGCCCCAGCCCTTGCCTTCTGCAACTCATATGGTACTGGACTAACAGACTGGAGCCTGGCTTCCACATATGGAAAAATTGGCCTTTTCATTATTGCCTCAATTGTGGGAAGCAATGGTGGGGTTTTGGCTGGTTTGGCAGCCTGTGGGGTTATGATGTCCATTGTCTCCACAGCTGCTGATTTGATGCAAGATTTTAAAACTGGTTATCTTACGAAGTCATCAGCGAAGTCTATGTTTGTGAGCCAAATAGTTGGAACAGCCATGGGCTGTGTGATTGCACCCCTCACGTTTTGGATGTATTGGACTGCCTTTGACATTGGATCACCGGATAGCCCGTACAAAGCACCATATGCTGTTATTTACAGGGAAATGGCCATTTTGGGGGTAGAGGGCTTCTCTGAACTTCCTCAGCATTGTCTAGCCATCTGTATTGGCTTCTTTGTGGCTGCACTGGCTGTAAACCTTTTGAGAGACCTAACCCCGAAAAATGTTTCCCAGTACATTCCCATCCCGATGGCAGTGGCAGTGCCATTTTATATCGGAGCTTACTTTGCAATCGACATGTTTATTGGTACTGTGATATTGTTCATATGGGAGCGCATAAATAGAAAGGATGCTGAAGATTATGCAGGTGCGGTCGCCTCTGGCTTAATCTGTGGTGATGGGATATGGACAATCCCTTCTGCGATTCTTTCAATCTTCAAGGTTGATCCACCCATCTGCATGTACTTCAAGCCTTCTGGAAGTAGCTGA
- the LOC131015978 gene encoding probable metal-nicotianamine transporter YSL6 isoform X1 yields the protein MGTAAAEVEISEPLLQQDEAAAPDLDEPIPDWKEQITIRGLVVSAVLGALFCIITHKLNLTVGIIPSLNVAAGLLGFFSVKSWTGFLSKLGFSSKPFTRQENTVIQTCVVACYGLAFSGGFGSYLLSMDEKTYKLIGEDYPGNHAEDVKNPGLLWMMAFIFVVSFLGLFSLVPLRKVMVLDYKLTYPSGTATAMLINSFHTRTGAELAKKQVNSLGKYLSISFCWSFFKWFFSGIGDSCGFDNFPTFGLALFNNTFYFDFSPTYVGCGLICPHIVNCSVLLGAIISWGFLWPFVSTKAGDWYPAGLGSNDFKGLYGYKVFVAISLILGDGIYNLIKIIYVTIKEMSTKRQSLPTVTEVIETDSNTSKLLLEEKKRDEIFLRDRIPFWVAAAGYVCLVAISMSTMPLIFPPLKWYLVLCSYIIAPALAFCNSYGTGLTDWSLASTYGKIGLFIIASIVGSNGGVLAGLAACGVMMSIVSTAADLMQDFKTGYLTKSSAKSMFVSQIVGTAMGCVIAPLTFWMYWTAFDIGSPDSPYKAPYAVIYREMAILGVEGFSELPQHCLAICIGFFVAALAVNLLRDLTPKNVSQYIPIPMAVAVPFYIGAYFAIDMFIGTVILFIWERINRKDAEDYAGAVASGLICGDGIWTIPSAILSIFKVDPPICMYFKPSGSS from the exons ATGGGAACGGCGGCGGCTGAGGTGGAGATATCGGAGCCTCTTCTACAgcaggatgaggcggcggcgcccgATTTGGACGAGCCGATTCCCGACTGGAAGGAGCAGATTACGATCAGAGGGCTGGTGGTCAGCGCCGTGTTGGGCGCTCTCTTCTGCATAATCACGCACAAGCTCAATCTCACGGTCGGGATCATCCCGTCGCTCAACGTCGCCGCCGGTTTGCTCGGCTTCTTCTCCGTCAAATCGTGGACCGGGTTTTTGTCCAAATTGGGATTCTCGTCCAAGCCTTTTACCCGCCAAGAGAACACCGTTATTCAAACTTGCGTTGTGGCTTGTTATGGACTCGCCTTCAGTG GGGGATTTGGATCCTACTTGCTGTCTATGGATGAGAAAACATATAAATTGATCGGTGAAGATTATCCCGGGAATCATGCGGAGGATGTGAAGAACCCTGGACTGTTATGGATGATGGCCTTCATATTTGTTGTTAGTTTTCTGGGGCTGTTTAGTCTCGTTCCTCTCCGAAAG GTTATGGTCTTGGATTATAAGCTGACCTATCCCAGCGGAACTGCCACGGCTATGTTGATTAATAGCTTCCATACACGCACTGGGGCTGAACTTGCCAA AAAGCAGGTAAATAGTCTCGGGAAATATTTAAGTATAAGTTTCTGTTGGAGCTTCTTTAAATGGTTCTTTAGTGGCATTGGGGATTCATGTGGATTTGATAATTTCCCCACTTTTGGATTGGCACTGTTCAACAATAC GTTTTATTTTGACTTCAGCCCTACTTATGTTGGATGTGGGCTAATTTGCCCTCACATAGTAAATTGTTCGGTTCTTCTTGGAGCCATCATATCATGGGGTTTTCTTTGGCCATTCGTTTCTACGAAGGCAGGTGATTGGTATCCAGCTGGTCTTGGAAGCAATGATTTTAAAGGTCTCTATGGATACAAG GTCTTTGTAGCCATTTCCCTTATTCTTGGAGATGGGATCTACAATTTGATCAAGATCATATATGTAACTATAAAGGAGATGAGTACCAAACGCCAAAGTCTTCCTACCGTTACAGAAGTTATAG AGACAGATAGCAACACTTCCAAGCTGCTATTGGAAGAAAAGAAACGTGATGAAATTTTCCTCAGAGACAGAATACCATTTTGGGTTGCTGCTGCTGGATATGTATGCTTGGTGGCAATATCTATGTCTACAATGCCACTGATCTTTCCACCTCTGAAGTGGTATTTAGTCCTTTGTTCATACATAATAGCCCCAGCCCTTGCCTTCTGCAACTCATATGGTACTGGACTAACAGACTGGAGCCTGGCTTCCACATATGGAAAAATTGGCCTTTTCATTATTGCCTCAATTGTGGGAAGCAATGGTGGGGTTTTGGCTGGTTTGGCAGCCTGTGGGGTTATGATGTCCATTGTCTCCACAGCTGCTGATTTGATGCAAGATTTTAAAACTGGTTATCTTACGAAGTCATCAGCGAAGTCTATGTTTGTGAGCCAAATAGTTGGAACAGCCATGGGCTGTGTGATTGCACCCCTCACGTTTTGGATGTATTGGACTGCCTTTGACATTGGATCACCGGATAGCCCGTACAAAGCACCATATGCTGTTATTTACAGGGAAATGGCCATTTTGGGGGTAGAGGGCTTCTCTGAACTTCCTCAGCATTGTCTAGCCATCTGTATTGGCTTCTTTGTGGCTGCACTGGCTGTAAACCTTTTGAGAGACCTAACCCCGAAAAATGTTTCCCAGTACATTCCCATCCCGATGGCAGTGGCAGTGCCATTTTATATCGGAGCTTACTTTGCAATCGACATGTTTATTGGTACTGTGATATTGTTCATATGGGAGCGCATAAATAGAAAGGATGCTGAAGATTATGCAGGTGCGGTCGCCTCTGGCTTAATCTGTGGTGATGGGATATGGACAATCCCTTCTGCGATTCTTTCAATCTTCAAGGTTGATCCACCCATCTGCATGTACTTCAAGCCTTCTGGAAGTAGCTGA